The Catenulispora sp. MAP5-51 DNA window TGGAGCCGGGCGGACGACTGCGCGTGACGCTGCCGGACCTCGCCCAGAGGCTGTGCGAACTGGTGCCCGCGCTGGCGACACCGAAACCCGTCGCCGCGACCATGTCGGTGACGCAGCGAGTCGGGACGCTGGCAGGTAGGGCGACGTTGGTACGCGCGCCCGAGGAATTCGTGAGCCAAGGCGACTTCGCTCAGGAAATCGACTCGGTAAGCGAGACCGGCGATGCGATCGCCCTGGATCTGCTTCGGACGGAAGGAAGCTGACTGACAGGTGGGCTTGTAGCGTTCACCTCCGATACCTGGATAGCGGGCGTTGGAGTTCCTGACCTCCATGAGCGTGCTCATCCGATGGATCGATGACTGCACAGTCGACGCCCTTCAGGCGGCTGCCCGATAATGGAAGGCGAGTTGGGGGACGGTTGGGGGACGGCAGTAGTGGTACCGTCCGGCCTCCGTGCGGCATGACCTGACATTGCGCCGACTGGGGAATCGGGCTAGATTGGCCTAAACCAGCTTGAAGTGATCTGAAACTCTATACCAGAGCCTTTATATTCGTGGCCTACGGATCAGAAGGTTAGGGGTTCGAATCCCTTCGTGCGCACTCGCTAAAGCGCTAACCCCAGGTCTATGACCTGGGGTTTTGTGTTTCCCGGGCTCGTCTACTCGACTCGAGTCGAGGCTTAAAGTCGTCGAAATCGGGCCGTGTGATGACGATGTGATGACGGCCGTACGGAGTCCGTGTGCTGACGGGCTGTTTCTCGCCGTGCCGACGTATCACTTCCCGTTCAGAAGTCCGGGTGGTCATCACCGGTTCGAGTGCCGGATGTTCTGACTTTTCCGGTCCCAGGCGTAGCGTCCGTAGTGGGGTGGCACTATCCAAGGCGGGTCGAGTCGAACTGTTGGAGGCCACATTGACCAGGTACGCAGTGGATACCGAACGCTCGACGCTGATCGGGTCGTATCCCACCGGCACTGGTGACGCGGCATTCACGGTGGCGGCGCTACCGCCAGGAACGGCGGTGGACGCGACCCTGTGGGTGGCGGCACGGCTGGATGGGCTGTCACGGGCGCTGTGGCGCAGCTATACGCATCCGGCTGCGGCAGCCGGCGACGACCTGAGCGACAACACCGAAGGCTGGCGTCGACAGAGCGAGCGTGAAGAGTTCGACCAAGTGCTGACCGCGGTCGAAAAACCGAACCTGCCGGATAAGGACGGCTCGGTCATCGTGGAGTACAGCGCAGTTGCGGAGAGCGCGCACCGGCTGGGCCGGGCGCTACACGCGGTCGGCGACGAGAACTTTGCCGCAGCGGTGCGTAGGGAAGTCGCCACCGAAATCGGAGCGGTAACCCAGGCCGAGTTGGGGGATCTCTCCGGTAGGGCAGTGCAGGCGGTGGTGCTGTCACGGACTTCTGCCTCGCCGGTGCAGGTAACTGCCGCTGACGCACTGCTTCGCGAAGAGCCGCTGGGTAGGCCGGAGCTTTTTACCACGGTGGATCCGACATCGGCGGCAGTGGCCGCAGCCCATTGGCTGCACGCAGCGGCCACCGTGGCAGCCGCCGCCTCCGGCTTCGACGTGACGCAGGTGGTGGCAGCAGCCGACGACATCGAAGACATGCCGTTCGCCACCCCGACCATGGTCCTGGAGATGATGCACGCCGGAGCAAGCCCCCACGAGGCCGTCACCGCACTGATCGGCGAGGCCATGGACATTGCCGAGGGCAAGATCCCGAACCTGGCCGGGCTGATGCAAGCGCTCACCGAGGCGGCTGAAAATGCTGACGACGGCAACGGCGACGCACTGGAGATGCTGCTCGGCCAGATCCGCACCACACCGCTGGACACCTCCCGGCCCGCACCGGATCTGCTAGAGGACCTGCTGACCGGGATCTATGCCTGCGCGCTGCTGTATCGGGAATACGGGTCGGATACCGACGATGAGGAGAACGTCGAAGCGTTCAGTCTCGATGAGATCGACGACGTGGTCAGCGCCGTGCTGGGCGAAGATGGCTCCGACTCCGACGACGATGAATACGAAGACGAGGATTCTGACTGGCCCGAGCTGGCGTCGCCCAGGTTCCTGGCCGCAGTGCGCGCACAGGCTGCAGCCACGGCCGACCGCCTGGTGTGATACGCGTCAGGACTTATAGGGCCTGTGCAAGAACGATTATTTGGACTGGAGCTACTAGTCGTACGCCGGGAACATGTCACCGAACAGTTTATCCCAATACTCGAACGCGACCTCCAGGTCGTTTTCCTTCACCGCGTCGTATGCTTTCTTTGCGCGCTTAACAGCGGTATCTAGCTTCGAGAGGGCGACGATCTTGTTAGCGCTAGATGAACACGGCTGGATGCGGCCGGTTGTTCCCGTTGGGTCGTTCATGGCTGCGAGACTGCCAACTTGAAGGTCGGCGAGCAGGAAATATATGTCCATCCAGTAGAAGACGGATGATTGTTCGCGCGTATACTCGGCTGCCCGCATCTCCAGATAGAATGACGAGATTGGCACCTCACGGTAGTACTTCCACGCCTTAAGCAGCCGCGCAAGAGCTTTGGCGTTCCCCTGACCGGGCTCCGTGTTCGACCGGTTCACGTAGTCGAGGTGAGCCTGTGGCGTCGATTCCTGTAGGGCTCGGAAATACGAATCTGGGGTTGACCTGTGGTTCTCTGGTGCGGAGAGCGAGGTACGGTCAGGCGGCGATCTTGTACTCGTGGGTGAGTCCGCCGAGGATGGCCTTCCTGCGAATCCGGTAGTCCGCGAGGTTGACCGGCGCTGGCGGCCCGGTCTCGGCCTGGGCCGGGGTCACCTGGCCGAGGGCGCGGTGCGGCCTGGCCTCGTTCCGGTGGGCCAGGTAGGTAGTCAACGTTCGGCGCAGGTGCTCTTCGTTGATGATCAGCATCCGGTCGAGCAGCTCGCGGCGCAGCTCCCCGATGAGCCTTTCGCAGATCGAGTTCGATCGAGGGGCACGCGGCGGACTCTTCAGGATGCGGATTCCCTCGTCGGCGAACACCGCGTCGAAGCCGTCAATGAACTTGGTGTCGCGATCCCGGATCAGGAACTTGAACTTCTTTCCCCGCTCGGCCAGTTCCATCAGGACGTTGCGGGCGGCCTGGGTCGTCCACTCCCCCGTCGGGTTCGCGGTCACCCCGGCCAGGTGCGCACGGCGGGTCCCGTGCTCGATGAGGACCAGGGCGTACAGGCGTTTCAATCCGATCGTGTCCACATGCACGAAGTCAATCGCGAGGATGCCGTGGGCTTGCGTTGTAAGGAACTGCTTCCACGTCGGACCCGAACGCCGCGGCGCCGGATCGACCCCGGCCGCATGCAGGATCTCCCACACCGTCGAGGCGGCGATCCGGTGGCCGAGCTTGACCAACTCGCCCTGGATCCGGCGGTGACCCCACATCGGGTTGTCCTTCGCCATCGTCAGCACGAGTTTCTTGACCGCCGCAGCCGTCGGCGGCCTGCCGGGTCTCCGCCGGGCGCTGTAGTCCCACTTGCGGGCAACCAGCCGGCGGTGCCAGGCCAGCAGTGTCGCCGGACTGACCGGGAACACCTGAGCCCATCGCCCACGCGGGATCAACGATGACAGCGCCGCGAACCAAAACCGGTCGGCCGACTCATAGCGGGCCCTGGCGATCTGACGACGCAGGACCGCATTCTCGTGGCGTAAC harbors:
- a CDS encoding integrase core domain-containing protein, encoding MSGCDPGSMLLSLAYRATRRVLGSVAVLFRRDVSKDAELLVLRHENAVLRRQIARARYESADRFWFAALSSLIPRGRWAQVFPVSPATLLAWHRRLVARKWDYSARRRPGRPPTAAAVKKLVLTMAKDNPMWGHRRIQGELVKLGHRIAASTVWEILHAAGVDPAPRRSGPTWKQFLTTQAHGILAIDFVHVDTIGLKRLYALVLIEHGTRRAHLAGVTANPTGEWTTQAARNVLMELAERGKKFKFLIRDRDTKFIDGFDAVFADEGIRILKSPPRAPRSNSICERLIGELRRELLDRMLIINEEHLRRTLTTYLAHRNEARPHRALGQVTPAQAETGPPAPVNLADYRIRRKAILGGLTHEYKIAA